Proteins found in one Mangifera indica cultivar Alphonso chromosome 15, CATAS_Mindica_2.1, whole genome shotgun sequence genomic segment:
- the LOC123198402 gene encoding U-box domain-containing protein 4-like — MDSASDNLASSPSSSSDAPSASSSLSPVHRALHFVHSQDSALRLEGAREIRRLTKTSQRCRRQLAAAVNPLVQMLRDHSPESHHESALLALLNLAVKDEKNKISIVEAGALEPIITFFQSQNLSLREHATAALLTLSASTVNKPFISASGAIPLLVEILRHGSQQAKFDAVMALSNLSTHPDNLSIILETNPIPSIVSLLKFCKKSSKTAEKCSALIESLVAFDEGRVALTSEEGGVLAVVEVLENGSLQGREHAVGALLIMCQSDRRKYREPILREGVIPGLLELTVQGMPKSQTKAQTLLRLLRDSPYPRSELQPDTLENIVCNIISQMDGDEQSGKAKKMLAEMVQVSMEQSLRHLQQRALVCTPTDIPIPSCASEVSSK, encoded by the exons ATGGACTCTGCGTCTGATAATCTCGCCTCCTCTCCCTCTTCTTCTTCCGACGCTCCATCTGCCTCTTCCTCCCTCTCTCCCGTACATCGTGCTCTTCATTTTGTTCACTCTCAGGACTCTGCTTTAAGGCTCGAAGGCGCCAGAGAAATCCGCCGCCTCACCAAGACTTCTCAGCGCTGCCGCCGCCAGCTTGCCGCCGCCGTTAACCCGCTCGTTCAAATGCTCCGTGACCACTCGCCTGAGTCTCACCACGAGTCCGCTCTTCTTGCTCTCCTTAATCTTGCAGTTAAAGATGAAAA GAATAAGATCAGTATTGTAGAAGCTGGGGCCTTAGAACCAATAATTACTTTCTTTCAGTCACAAAATTTGAGCCTACGGGAGCATGCTACTGCTGCCTTGCTCACTTTGTCTGCTTCGACTGTCAACAAGCCATTTATAAGTGCTTCTGGTGCCATCCCTCTCCTTGTGGAAATCCTTAGACATGGAAGCCAACAAGCCAAGTTTGATGCTGTAATGGCTCTCTCAAATCTCTCTACACACCCAGATAATCTCAGCATCATTCTTGAAACAAATCCAATCCCATCTATTGTTAGTTTGCTCAAATTCTGTAAAAAGTCATCAAAAACAGCAGAGAAATGTAGTGCTCTTATAGAATCATTAGTCGCATTTGATGAGGGTAGAGTGGCATTGACATCTGAAGAAGGTGGAGTGCTTGCAGTTGTTGAAGTGCTTGAAAATGGATCTCTTCAAGGTCGGGAGCATGCAGTTGGGGCACTACTTATTATGTGTCAGAGTGACCGACGTAAATATAGAGAGCCAATTCTTAGAGAAGGTGTGATTCCTGGTCTTCTTGAGCTCACAGTTCAAGGAATGCCCAAGTCTCAGACAAAAGCACAAACCCTCTTGCGGTTATTGAGGGATTCTCCGTATCCAAGATCAGAACTTCAACCCGATACTCTGGAGAATATTGTTTGTAACATAATCTCTCAAATGGATGGAGATGAACAATCTGGGAAAGCAAAAAAGATGTTGGCTGAAATGGTACAAGTTAGCATGGAACAAAGCCTAAGACATTTACAGCAAAGGGCTCTGGTATGCACACCAACTGATATTCCAATTCCCAGTTGTGCTTCTgaagtttcttcaaaataa
- the LOC123198359 gene encoding probable aquaporin NIP-type, with product MATKFDGIEEAEITKMEEGAATNKGNGEFWSSVSVVSITQKLVAEVIGTYFIIFAGCGAVAVNKIYGSVTFPGICVTWGLIVMVMIYTVGHISGAHFNPAVTIALAIFRRFPWWQVPLYIVADLMGSILASGTLSLMLDVTPNAYFGTLPAGSNGQSLAAEIIISFLLMFVISGVTTDNRAIGELGGLAVGMTIMLNVFVAGPVSGASMNPARSLGPAIVKHEYRGIWVYMIGPVIGTVAGGFAYNLIRFTDKPLSELTKNSFFLKSLSRE from the exons ATGGCGACGAAATTTGACGGCATTGAAGAGGCAGAAATCACAAAGATGGAAGAAGGTGCAGCAACAAACAAAGGCAATGGCGAATTCTGGTCATCAGTTTCAGTCGTCAGCATCACACAAAAG TTGGTCGCAGAAGTTATAGGAACGTATTTCATAATATTTGCTGGCTGTGGGGCCGTTGCAGTGAACAAAATATACGGATCGGTCACTTTTCCAGGCATTTGTGTGACATGGGGCTTAATTGTAATGGTGATGATCTATACAGTCGGCCATATTTCGGGGGCTCACTTTAACCCCGCCGTCACCATTGCTCTCGCGATCTTCCGCCGCTTTCCGTGGTGGCAG GTTCCATTGTATATTGTAGCTGATCTGATGGGATCCATTCTTGCCAGTGGAACTTTATCTTTGATGCTTGACGTGACTCCAAACGCTTATTTTGGAACTCTGCCTGCCGGATCCAATGGCCAATCTCTTGCTGCGGAAATCATCATCTCCTTCCTCTTGATGTTTGTCATTTCAGGCGTGACCACTGATAACAGAGCG ATTGGGGAATTAGGTGGGCTTGCTGTTGGAATGACCATAATGCTAAATGTCTTCGTTGCCGG ACCTGTGTCTGGAGCTTCAATGAACCCGGCGAGGAGCTTAGGCCCGGCTATTGTTAAGCATGAATACAGAGGAATATGGGTGTACATGATAGGGCCGGTGATCGGGACCGTCGCAGGAGGATTTGCATACAATTTGATCAGATTTACAGACAAGCCACTCAGTGAATTGACCAAAAATTCTTTTTTCCTCAAGTCCCTGTCTAGAGAATAA